The following DNA comes from Tumebacillus amylolyticus.
AGCGCTTCGGGTCGAAGTTGCCGTTGACGGTGGTGCAGGAGACCAATGTCGGTCTGTTGCCCGTGATGATCTCACGCGACGGCGAGGGCCGCATCCAAGCGTTCATGACGCAGGCTGCTCCGGCGTTTGCGTCTTGTGATCTAAACCGTGAGGACGCTGCGAAATTGCTGGGTCTTGCGGTTGACGATATCGACCCGAACCTGCCGATTGGGCTCGCGTATACGGGGCTTTGGGATCTGTTCGTGCCGATTGTGGGTGTGGAGCCGTTCGAGCGCATGCAGCCGGACCTCGCCGCAATTACGACGTTGAACAAATCGCTCGGCGTGGCGAGCACGCATTGCTATTCGCTTTCGACCTCGACGCCGCAAGCGCACCTCCATACGCGAGATTTCTCACCGGCTGTCGGCATTCCGGAAGACCCGGCGACGGGGACTGCAAACGGGGCGCTCGGCGCGTTCTTGCTTCATCACGGGATCTTCCAACCGGAGCGGGAGAACGTGCGGTTGTTGGTGGAGCAGGGCTTTGAAATCAACCGTCCAAGCTACTTGCATGTCGAAGTGGACGGGGAGCCGCGCAGTCCGCGCACGGTGCGAGTCGGCGGGACGGCGGTGCCGATTTTGCAAGGGACGATGCGATTTTAAGATCTTGTAGTTGACAGAGTGGGAGTCGACCGCTTAAAATTTCGTGGAACTGATACCCTAGTACATAAGAATCTTTCCAACACATGGAGGAGTTCCATGAACGATCGTTTGCAACTGATTCTCATGAATTTGATTCCCAAGAACACGATCTCCCGCATGGTCGGCAAATTTGCGGCCTCCGGGTTCAGTCGCATGTTCATCCCGCTGTATGCCCGCAAGTTCAACATCAACTTGGATGAAGCGGAGCATCCCTTGGAGGAATACCCGAGCTTGGTGCAGTTCTTCGTGCGTCGCTTGAAGCCGCACTTGCGTCCGCTTGCCGAGGGCGACGATGTGGTGGTTTCGCCGGTTGACGGCAAAGTCTCGCAGTACGGCCTCATTGACGGTGGTCGCGTGGTGCAGGCGAAGGGTGTGACGTACACCGTCGAGGAGTTGCTGGGCGGAGACAAGGAACGGGCGAAGCGCTATGAGGGCGGGACGTTTATCACCGTGTACCTCAGTCCGACCGACTATCATCGCATCCACACACCGCTTGCGGGAAAAGTGACCGGGTACACGTATGTACCGGGCACGCTTTTTCCGGTCAATCCGTTTGGCGTGCGGGCGGTGGCGGGGCTGTTTGCGAAAAATGAACGGCTGATCACGTACTTTGACACGACGGCGGGTGAAGTGGCGCTGGTCAAGGTAGGCGCGACGATCGTCGGGTCTGTGAAAGTACTCTACGATGTGAAAGCGGGTACGAACATCCGTGGCGGACGTCTTGAGAAAAAGTCGGTCACCGACGGCCCGTGCTATGCCAAGGGCGAAGAAGTCGGGCGGTTTGAGTTTGGCTCGACGATCATTCTGTTGTTTGAACCGGGAGCGGTTGAGTTGAACGGAGACCTCCATCCGGAGCGCCGCGTTCTGCTTGGCGAAGCGATCGGGAACGTGTTGCGATAAAAAAAGAGCCGACTCCGCGAGGGGGTCGGCTCTTTTTTTCAGACTCTCTTTTCCTTGAAACATGAGGTATAATAGAACGAATATACGTCAAGGTACCCGCGTACCCATAACAAACAAAACTTGAGTCCCGTACGGAGAGGAGATGACCAGTATGAACCGATTCATTAACGTCAAGACGTTGTCTGGAGAACTGAAACGCACAGAAATTCGTCGGGGGATGGGCTATCGATTGACCAACAAGGAGATGATCTTGCTTCGCGAAGACATTTCGTACCACATCTTGTTGGAGGACATCCTCGGTCTGATCTCCCGTGATGAGGAAGACACGCAAGTCCACAACCACATCGTCGGAGATATCCGCGTCACAGCGAACATGAGCAACGGCGCGAACACGTATAAAATAGTCGTCCACAAGATGCGCGTCTACAACCGCAGCGGCGTTCATGAACGCGGCGCTTCGACCCTGTACGCCAACTTGTCGAACGGATTCAGTGAACAACTGGTGGAACTGCTGCAGGCGATCTGACATACGATAACCCAGACCTATAGATTACTGTCTGGGGGAATCCATCATGGCTGCAGCACCGAAGAAACCGGCTTCCAAGAACACGAAGAAAAAAGTCCTGAGCGACAACGTCCGCCAACCGCAAATGCAAATCGTCACGGTCGATGTCTGCCATAAATGCCCGAGCGTCTGCCCGCGTGGCTCGCAGTATATGGAGAATATGAAAACGCCCGGGGCCGTCGGCTTTGGCGTTCCGTGCCACTTGCGCAAAAAGTAAGGACCTGGAGAGAGCGGGCGACGAGGGCGGAGAGGGGATTCCTGCTTATGTCACTGATCGAAGATATTCGTGTACTGGCAGCGGACGTCCGTGTCCGCTCTGTCAACCCGCGCGACCCGGTGCATGTGCGCACGCATCCGGACTCCTGGCGCTGTGTCGGCGTCGGCAACTCGGCGGCGGTGTTTCAACCGAAGGACCATCCAGAGTTGGCGATTAAGATCTACGCCCCCGAGTTTGAGGATGTGTGTGCCACCGAAGCGGGCATCTACGAACAGTTGGGGGACAATGAGTTTTTCCCGCGGTATTACGGGCGTGGAGAGGGCTTCCTCGTGATCGAGTACCGACCGGGCAAGAACCTCTACGACTGCCTCGTGCAGGGCGTCGAAATTCCGGAGCAAGCGATTCATGACGTGGACACGGCGATTGCGTATGCGCAAAGCAGAGGGTTGAACCCCTCCGACATTCATGTAAAAAATGTCCTCGTCCACAACGGACGAGGCCATCTCGTCGATGTCTCCGATTATCGCGAACTAGGCGACTGTAAGCGTTGGCCGGACCTGAAGTCCGCGTATTACGATTACTACCGCAACCTGTACCGACCGGGACTCACGGTGCCCTCCTGGGTGCTGGAAACGATCCGCAAGTGGTATAAGTCCCCCGAGGGCGGCTCCTCGAACATCGGGACGTTTGCGGAGCGGATTATCCGGATGTTTTTTTGAAAATGCAGACAATCTAGCATCCCAACATAAAATTACCTGAGATTTTTCGTCACGAATCGTGCTATACTCCAGATGTAGCACTTCTAACTCGAACAACGACAATCTGGTTGAGACCCCGCTAATTGAGGAATTGGCGGGGCTTTTTTTTATTTCAGTACATATTCGGCGAGGACGGCTTGCAACTCGTAGTTGTTGATGTTTTTTTCGAGATGCTAGTACCGGCAAAAGCCCGTCCCTGTTGAGGACGGGCTTTGCGCTATGGTTTTTGCTTTTTGGAGAGATTGGCGAGGCCTTTGACCACTTGTCGGACCGTGTTGTAGTTTTCCGGTGTCAGGTAGTCTTTGAACGTTTTGGGTTGGTTGGGTTTCGGGGGGGTTTGTCCAAGGGGTTGAGGAGGAGCGCCAATCCGCCGTTTCACACCGCGATGAATCATCCTGGACATCTCATGAAAGGAATCATGTTGGACGATTTTCGCTGCATGTTGTGTCAGTTTGAGAAAGGTATCGAATTTCACCAGTACATCACCCATAACTAGTATATTCAGCAGGAGTGAATTTGTTTTGGTTGCCTGTCCTTGCAGGAAGTGGTACATAGGTACAGAAGTATGGAAATACAGTGAAAAACAGAATCGAGGATGAAGGGGCTGTCGGCAGGCAGTGAAACGCTTTTTTGGAATTCTGGCGGGTGCTACAGCGGCTGAGATGAGTTTGCATATCGATGATGCATTCGCTATGAGCTTGCAAGCGACGACGATGGCTTCGAGGATCGGGGCTGTTTTTTTGGGCGTTTTGATCCTGTTCGTTCTGATGCTGGTCATTCGTCGCTTTTTTGCGGCGGCCTTTTTCAATGGGTTTGTCGTGGCTTGCGGGTTGTTTCTGAGTTTTGATATTGTGGTGTTTCATTGGATCTTCCAGTTGCACCGATTGACGAACGGCCCGGAAGCGAATTGGTTGGAGCCGATCTTTGTCGTGTTTGGGTCATTGGCTGTTTTTTATGGATTGCGAAGAGAGTTGTTGAGAGGGAGGGTTCTACTTGTCAAACCAATGGGAAGTCAAGCAACTCGTGGAGCCGAGTGAGAAGGACTTGGAGCAGCTCTCGAACTTGCTGATCGATGTCGTGGCGGATGGTGCGTCTGTGGGGTTTTTGCCACCGTTGGGTGAAGCGGACGCTCGTACCTATTGGAAAGGCGTGTGGGCTCCCGGCGTTACGGTGTGGAGTGTATCTCTAGAGGGGACCCTCATCGGAACGGTTCAATTGCACGAAGCGCACAGCCAGAACGGCAAGCACCGCGCGGAGATCGCCAAACTGATGGTCCACTCCGATTGCAGAGGCCGTGGAATCGCCCGCGCCCTGATGAACGTCGCCGAAAAAAGCGCACGCGACCAAGGGCGCACGCTGCTCGTCTTGGACACCCGAGCAGGCGACCCGTCCAATTCGCTGTACCAATCCCTCGGTTTCATCGAAGCCGGACGAATCCCGAACTACGCCCGGTCTGCGGACGGGAACTTGGACGAGACGGTTTTTTATTACAAGCATTTTTAACTCCCGGCACCGCAACAGCTGTGGAGATGAAGCAACTTCCGAATAGACAAGCCGACCGGGAGCGAGAACAGGGCAATGGAGAGCAAGATCAGGACCATCACGATTGCTTTGATCCGCTCACGTCTTGCTTCATGTCGGTCATTCATCAAGGGCGCACCACCTTTTCTTCTATTTAGTCGGATTCACCTCGAAAGAAGTTACACAGGAAGGAGGTTCTTCGCTTGACCAAGGTACTTTCTATCTTCGTCGTCCTGCTCGCAGCAGGTACTCTAACCGCCTGTTCACCTGTATCGCAAACGAACACCTCAACTCTGCCGGACGGCGCCGTCCAATGGGCGTTCACACAAGCAGATCAGCATCCGGACAAGGTCTTAACGGAACAGATCGGCAAAGCAACCAAGACCCTCGACATCGCCATCTACTCGCTGACCGAGGACGGCATCGTCCAGGGCATCCTCGACGCGAAAAAACGCGGCGTCACCGTCCGCATCATCACCGACAAGCAACAGATGGGCAACAAAACCCAAACGGAAAAGCTCAAACTTCTGAAAAAATCCGGCATCCCGATCAAATACAACACCCACTCCGGCCTCATGCATCTCAAAGTCACGATCATCGACGGAGTCGAATGCACGACCGGTTCTTTCAATTACAGCAACCAAGCCTCCACCTCCAACGACGAAGTTCTGCTCGTCGTCAAGGACGCCAAGGCCACTCAAGCTTTCGAAGACCAGTTTCAACGCATGTGGGATGACAAGAAGGGGTTCACCGACTACAAATAAGTCAACAAAAAAACTCTCGTGCCGCTCAAGTGGCACGAGAGTTTTTTCTACCTGGTAAGTTATCGGTTTGTGAGGGTACGCCCTCGTTTCGCATCGTGAAGCAGCGATTTCAGGAGAGGCTTGAGTTCCAACGGGACTTCCTGCGGGATGACGGACGCGAAAATTTCTTGTGTGCGGGCCAGTCGTTCGTCGCGGTTTTTACGGACATAATCGTACAACTCCTCACCGCGCCCCCCGTTCGGAAGTAGGAAGGAGTAGGGCGACTCTTCCAACATCAGAAGGGAGAGTCGAACAACTTGAAGCTTTTCATCCGGTTCAAACAGCAAGTAATTGCCGCGTTCCGAAGAGAACACCCCACTGCGCAGGAGCGCCGGTTGGAAGTTCATCAAGCGCGTGCGGACATGATCCAACTGTGCCACCATCTCCTCCAACGGCCCAAAACTCAAGCGGTGGGCCAATCGCTCCTGACCGTCTTCGAGCAGGCTCCATGTGCAGTGTTGGAGATTGACGTCCCCTTGCTGGGAGGGAGGCAAGTTCAAACAGTCCTCCAAAGTCAGCAAGTCGCTTGTGATTCCGCGATAGAGAGCCAGTTGTAGTCTGTTCACAAGACAGCCTCCTTAAATAGCATGACCAAGCAGTCGACCGATCGCGACCAGTTCGGCTGCGTAGATTTGCGTCATGCCTCCGCCGGTCGGATACATCTGGTTGATATAGGTGGGGTACGTCGTGCGGCCCCCGCCACCGATGAAGGTGGCCCCGAACTGTTGCACGCCGACTCGGTCTGTGCCAACGAGACCTTGGAACACGCCGGCCCATGCCGCTTGGTCTGCAATGTTTTGCGCCGCCGGATTTGCAGGCAAAGGAATCATCATCGCTTCCACATCGGTTCCCGCCGGGTACAACGAAGACCGAACATCCCGTGTACAGTTGGCGTACGTGAATTCGAAATGTTCAAATGTGTGCCCGTTTTCAACGTGGAAGACCCGCTCTTGCCGAATATTCAACCTGACATTATAGGGCGCGACGCCACCACCGGGAGCTCTCGTAAACGTCACCGAATTCAAGGTGGCGCCGCCGGTCCCCCCATGACCACGAGGACCCGGTTGACCCACGAAGGTAGGAGCATGTCCAATAACTGCCGCCCAACTGAGAGTCCCGCCGACCGCACTGGACCCCGAAGCGCTGCGCACACTTGCGGCTGCCCAATTGTGTGTATGAGACAGGTCGAGGAGGTCGACCGTCTCGGCATCCGTAGGAGCACCCGCCTGTGCACGAACGTGGGCGATGGTTTGACCGATTTGAGCGGCCCCCCAGGTTGCGATCAGATTCATACATGCGGTTGCCGCGTTCGGCGTGCTGAGGAAACCTTGCAGGTTGGCCGCTGTCATGCCGGCTGCGCGGGCACTTGCTGACAATTGCCCCACCTGAAGCGGGGTCAGGCCCGCGGTGATCAGGGCATAACTGGAAGCGTTGAATCCGGGGGTATTGATCAACCCGCCAAGGTTGGCCGGTGCCAAACCGCTTGCACTCGCAGATGCTGCAAATTTGGCCAGTTCAGAGGCAGACCATCCGGCCGTGAGCATCGCGTAACTTGCGGCGGGGAAGTTTCCTTGCGAGAGCAGGGTTTTGACTTGATTGCCTGCGATTCCTGAATTCAACACTTCTCCAAGGAACAAGCCCAGATTATTAGCTGTCCACGAAGCCACCAACATCGCTTGCACCAAAGCCGGCAGCCCGGGGAGTGCGAGGAACGTTTGCAAAGTTCCCGGGAGAACGCCCGCATTCAACGCATGTCCGATGAAGGTACCAAACGAAACGGCAGCCCAGCCACCGGTGATGACTCCTCCGAGGGTCGCGATCATCCCGCCTGTCGCGAGCATCGCTTGCACGTTGGATGCCGTAACTCCCGCAAGTCGTACGGCTGCCAGAAATTGCGCGACTTGAACGGGGGACAAGCCTGTACCGATCAGACTTGCGCTAGACGCCGGTATTCCATTTGTACTCAGTAATTCTTGGATCTGATCGGGATTCAGAGTGGCTGCGTGCAAGGCGGCTACGAACGTTCCGAACGAATCGGGAGCCCAAGTTGCATTCAGCATTTCCAAACTGGATGCGGGAAAACCGGCGTTTTTCACAAGCTTTTGCAAGGCATCTGCCGCCATGCCGCTTTCCACGGCCGTACCCAAGAAAGCACCGAGTTGAGAAGCCGTCCACCCTGCTGTGATCATGTTGTACAGATCGGCAACGAAGTCATTTTCCAACAGCGTTTGCAAACCTGCGGCTTGTGCGGTAGCTTTCAGGGCAGTTCCGATGAACGACCCGAAACTTGCGGTATTCCAACCCGAGCTAAGGGCTTTGGAAAGGATTTCAGCGAATCCGGCACCGCCCGCCAGCGTTTCAAGCAAAGCAGCGGCCAGCCCGGTGGCGCGAACTCCGTGGACAAACGCGGTGATGTCGTCATCTGTACATTTGGTTTGCAAGGCTTTTATCATGGAACTGGCTTTCTCGCCGGTGATCTGGCCGGCAGGGCAGAGGTCGTTGGACAGGGACGTGATGTGAGCGGCCGACGTTGTGGAAGGCAAGCGCAACATCCATTCTACGTCAGCAGCATCAAGATCCGGACAATTCGTGAGAACGTGCGCCGCGTCGGCGGAGGAACGCCCGTTTTTCACAGCGGGCGCGACTTTTAGGAGGGATGGAACCGTGCAAGTGGTCACTGCGGCGAGAATCAACATGTCGTCGGGAGTCGGCAAAGCCGCCAAGAGATCAAGCGTTTCCTGCGCTGTCCGTTTATGTGTCACAACCGCTTCTGCGATCTGGGACAAACTGCTCTCCTCATACTCTTGGGTGAAACCGTCTGCCAACGTTTTGGCATCACCGTTTGGGACATGGAGCCCGATTAATTTTTGTTCGACCTCTTCGCTGCGTTGGACAACTCCTTGTGTGGACGCGACGTGCCCGCGCAACAGTTGGCTGACTTTGGCGTTGCCAATTGAGCGTTGCAACGCCATGAGGGAGGCCGGATTCAGACCGTGAGAGGGTGTTGTAGGACGAGACGCCTGTGACACCGGGGTTTGCGGGTCGCGGCGTGGGACACTTTTGTTTACGTTTTGTGGAACTCGGCTGCTCATGAGCAGTTGAGCCTCCTTTAGTATTGGCGAATAAGTTGTTTACTTCTTCGTGGACGATTAAAAAGCCTCCTGCCCACAGAACTGTGGACAGGAGGCTTTTTTTCTTATTTCACCGTCACTGCCTGCTGGCCCAACTGCTCCCACCGCAGGCGGAAGAGATCGCGGGGATAGTGTTCTTGGTTGCCTGTGTGCGGGTCGTTGATGATGACAAACTCCTCCGAATACCCGACCAGCGTCATGCAATGCTCAGGCGACTGCCATTGAATCATCGTCCCCGAACCGTCGATGTCTTCCCAGAGCGTCGTTTTGCGCGGTTCCTTCAATTCAATCGTCGCCCACACGACCACCGGACGCTCTCGGTCGATCTCCAACAGCAACTCCTCGAAACTCAACCCCGTCAAATCGAGCGCCCGCCCCGGCAGAAACTTCTCCAACGTCTGTGCAATCGGCCCGTGGAACGTACCGTAGCTTTCTTTATCATACGGGTCCCCGATAAACGCCCGATACGGATTGCCGCCCAGGAGCTTTCCCTCTTGCTCAAACGGATTCGGCTCTTTCACCAGCGCGTCGGCCACGGTCTCTTTTTCAACCTCGACGCCCGCCCAACGCAACAGCATGGTCAGCGCTGTCGCTTCACAGCCGGTCGGAAGCACCGGATATTGTCCAATGACCTCCACATTTGAAACGATCTTGCTCATA
Coding sequences within:
- a CDS encoding DUF2243 domain-containing protein yields the protein MKRFFGILAGATAAEMSLHIDDAFAMSLQATTMASRIGAVFLGVLILFVLMLVIRRFFAAAFFNGFVVACGLFLSFDIVVFHWIFQLHRLTNGPEANWLEPIFVVFGSLAVFYGLRRELLRGRVLLVKPMGSQATRGAE
- a CDS encoding phospholipase D-like domain-containing protein is translated as MTKVLSIFVVLLAAGTLTACSPVSQTNTSTLPDGAVQWAFTQADQHPDKVLTEQIGKATKTLDIAIYSLTEDGIVQGILDAKKRGVTVRIITDKQQMGNKTQTEKLKLLKKSGIPIKYNTHSGLMHLKVTIIDGVECTTGSFNYSNQASTSNDEVLLVVKDAKATQAFEDQFQRMWDDKKGFTDYK
- the asd gene encoding archaetidylserine decarboxylase (Phosphatidylserine decarboxylase is synthesized as a single chain precursor. Generation of the pyruvoyl active site from a Ser is coupled to cleavage of a Gly-Ser bond between the larger (beta) and smaller (alpha chains). It is an integral membrane protein.), with amino-acid sequence MNDRLQLILMNLIPKNTISRMVGKFAASGFSRMFIPLYARKFNINLDEAEHPLEEYPSLVQFFVRRLKPHLRPLAEGDDVVVSPVDGKVSQYGLIDGGRVVQAKGVTYTVEELLGGDKERAKRYEGGTFITVYLSPTDYHRIHTPLAGKVTGYTYVPGTLFPVNPFGVRAVAGLFAKNERLITYFDTTAGEVALVKVGATIVGSVKVLYDVKAGTNIRGGRLEKKSVTDGPCYAKGEEVGRFEFGSTIILLFEPGAVELNGDLHPERRVLLGEAIGNVLR
- a CDS encoding GNAT family N-acetyltransferase, whose amino-acid sequence is MSNQWEVKQLVEPSEKDLEQLSNLLIDVVADGASVGFLPPLGEADARTYWKGVWAPGVTVWSVSLEGTLIGTVQLHEAHSQNGKHRAEIAKLMVHSDCRGRGIARALMNVAEKSARDQGRTLLVLDTRAGDPSNSLYQSLGFIEAGRIPNYARSADGNLDETVFYYKHF
- a CDS encoding C39 family peptidase: MSKIVSNVEVIGQYPVLPTGCEATALTMLLRWAGVEVEKETVADALVKEPNPFEQEGKLLGGNPYRAFIGDPYDKESYGTFHGPIAQTLEKFLPGRALDLTGLSFEELLLEIDRERPVVVWATIELKEPRKTTLWEDIDGSGTMIQWQSPEHCMTLVGYSEEFVIINDPHTGNQEHYPRDLFRLRWEQLGQQAVTVK
- a CDS encoding serine/threonine protein kinase codes for the protein MSLIEDIRVLAADVRVRSVNPRDPVHVRTHPDSWRCVGVGNSAAVFQPKDHPELAIKIYAPEFEDVCATEAGIYEQLGDNEFFPRYYGRGEGFLVIEYRPGKNLYDCLVQGVEIPEQAIHDVDTAIAYAQSRGLNPSDIHVKNVLVHNGRGHLVDVSDYRELGDCKRWPDLKSAYYDYYRNLYRPGLTVPSWVLETIRKWYKSPEGGSSNIGTFAERIIRMFF
- a CDS encoding PhzF family phenazine biosynthesis protein, with protein sequence MKEVRIYQMDAFTHIPFGGNPAGVVPDADGLTDEEMQQIAREMNVSETAFVCKSERPGADVRVRFFTPTEEIDLCGHATISTFVVLGLEERFGSKLPLTVVQETNVGLLPVMISRDGEGRIQAFMTQAAPAFASCDLNREDAAKLLGLAVDDIDPNLPIGLAYTGLWDLFVPIVGVEPFERMQPDLAAITTLNKSLGVASTHCYSLSTSTPQAHLHTRDFSPAVGIPEDPATGTANGALGAFLLHHGIFQPERENVRLLVEQGFEINRPSYLHVEVDGEPRSPRTVRVGGTAVPILQGTMRF